One window of the bacterium genome contains the following:
- the rpsB gene encoding 30S ribosomal protein S2, with product MSTVTLQQLLLAGAHFGHLTRRWHPKMKPFILTQKNGIHLIDLRKTQECVEKACAALKEIASRGEQVLFVGTKTQARDIMLAEASRAGMPYVKERWLGGCLTNFQTIRQGIKTLNSLEKKMTDGTFEKISKKERLMIERRRSKLLVSLGGIREMNRIPGAAFVVDIRRERIAVAEAKRLGIQVVAIVDTNVDPDIVDFPIPANDDAFKSIALVTRALTDSIIEGATAYRASAHLREATKDTSARDHEHREGRPRDARGAGDRDPRRRRVRRPGERPGERPGERSAQPREDVKPEPPPPPVSAEAPAKGEQPAPGGEQDTQ from the coding sequence ATGTCAACCGTAACGTTGCAGCAGTTGCTTTTGGCCGGCGCTCACTTCGGGCATTTGACCCGACGCTGGCACCCCAAGATGAAGCCGTTTATTCTTACCCAGAAGAACGGCATCCATCTGATTGATCTCCGCAAGACTCAGGAATGTGTCGAGAAGGCCTGTGCCGCGCTCAAGGAAATTGCCAGTCGCGGTGAGCAGGTCTTGTTTGTTGGTACCAAGACGCAAGCCCGCGATATTATGCTGGCGGAAGCCAGTCGCGCGGGAATGCCGTATGTCAAAGAGCGTTGGCTGGGCGGCTGCCTGACCAACTTCCAGACGATCCGTCAGGGAATCAAAACCCTGAATTCGCTCGAGAAGAAAATGACCGACGGCACGTTCGAAAAGATCTCCAAGAAGGAGCGTCTGATGATCGAACGCCGCCGCTCGAAACTTCTCGTGTCTCTGGGCGGAATCCGCGAGATGAATCGTATTCCGGGTGCGGCCTTTGTGGTGGATATCCGCCGCGAGCGGATCGCGGTGGCGGAGGCCAAGCGGTTGGGGATTCAGGTGGTGGCCATTGTGGACACCAACGTTGACCCCGATATCGTTGACTTTCCGATACCGGCCAATGATGATGCCTTCAAGTCCATCGCACTGGTCACGCGGGCCCTGACGGATTCGATCATCGAAGGTGCCACGGCCTATCGGGCCAGTGCGCACCTGCGTGAGGCAACCAAAGATACCTCCGCCCGCGACCACGAACATCGTGAAGGCCGTCCCCGAGACGCGCGTGGTGCGGGGGACCGCGATCCGCGCCGCCGTCGGGTGCGACGGCCCGGTGAACGACCCGGTGAGCGGCCCGGCGAACGGAGCGCGCAACCGCGCGAAGATGTGAAGCCGGAGCCACCGCCACCGCCGGTGTCGGCCGAGGCTCCCGCCAAGGGTGAGCAGCCCGCTCCCGGCGGCGAGCAAGATACGCAGTAA
- the tsf gene encoding translation elongation factor Ts, whose translation MADTGINAALVAELRRETGAGMMDCKKALQESGGDKEKALDYLRKKGIAAAAKRADRAATEGIVVCAVSADAKTAALVEINSETDFVARNELFREFGNGVAKLIRDWESADGKTTEDVLKLSLPGGLTVQDALNELIGKIGEKMAVGRFAKLSVAGGMIGTYIHSDSKLGVLVGLDEADPTHPEVKTLARDLAMQVAASSPQVVSREDIPAEKTEYERGIETERARTEGKPDAALPKIVEGRLNKWFAEVALLEQPFVKDPKVAVRDLIAQTAKSSGKPIKVTSFVRIRVGA comes from the coding sequence GTGGCTGATACCGGGATTAATGCTGCTTTGGTAGCCGAATTGCGCCGCGAGACCGGCGCCGGCATGATGGATTGCAAGAAAGCTCTTCAGGAATCGGGCGGCGATAAAGAGAAGGCTCTGGATTACCTTCGCAAGAAGGGGATTGCCGCGGCGGCGAAGCGGGCTGATCGCGCGGCGACGGAGGGGATCGTCGTCTGTGCCGTGAGCGCGGATGCGAAGACGGCGGCCCTCGTCGAAATCAACAGCGAGACGGACTTCGTGGCCCGAAATGAATTGTTCCGTGAGTTCGGCAACGGCGTGGCGAAGTTGATCCGCGATTGGGAGTCGGCTGACGGCAAGACGACGGAAGACGTGCTCAAGCTGTCGTTGCCCGGCGGACTGACGGTGCAAGACGCGCTGAACGAACTTATCGGCAAGATTGGCGAGAAAATGGCGGTGGGCCGATTTGCGAAGCTAAGCGTTGCCGGCGGCATGATCGGGACCTATATACATTCCGACTCTAAGCTGGGCGTGCTCGTCGGCTTGGATGAGGCGGACCCAACGCACCCCGAGGTGAAGACCCTGGCCCGCGATCTGGCGATGCAGGTGGCCGCGTCCTCGCCGCAGGTGGTCAGCCGTGAAGACATTCCGGCGGAGAAAACCGAATACGAGCGCGGCATCGAAACGGAGCGTGCCCGCACCGAAGGAAAACCGGACGCGGCTCTCCCGAAGATCGTCGAGGGACGCCTCAATAAGTGGTTTGCCGAGGTGGCTCTTCTCGAACAACCCTTCGTGAAGGATCCCAAGGTCGCGGTTCGTGACTTGATCGCACAGACGGCGAAATCGTCGGGCAAGCCGATCAAGGTCACGTCATTCGTACGAATCCGGGTAGGCGCCTGA
- the pyrH gene encoding UMP kinase, with translation MTSPRYRRILLKLSGEALVGRREYGIDPDTLRAMAEEIAEVHAQGIEIGIVIGGGNIFRGLKGAAQGMDRVSADQMGMLATVINSLALQDSLEGLGVYTRVQTAIPMQTVAEPLIRRRALRHLEKGRIVIFAAGTGSPFFSTDTAAALRAKEIKADVLMKGTKVDGIYTADPVTDPAATMFDRIGYLEVVDRGLKVIDSTAVTFCMENAIPIHVFNFKTRGNLQRIIAGANIGTLISR, from the coding sequence GTGACGTCGCCGAGATACCGTCGTATCCTGCTGAAGCTGTCCGGCGAGGCGCTGGTCGGTAGACGCGAGTATGGTATTGATCCCGATACCCTGAGGGCGATGGCGGAGGAAATCGCCGAAGTCCACGCGCAAGGCATCGAAATCGGTATCGTCATCGGCGGGGGAAACATCTTTCGCGGACTGAAGGGCGCAGCCCAGGGAATGGATCGCGTCAGCGCCGATCAGATGGGTATGCTGGCGACCGTCATCAACTCGCTGGCGTTGCAGGATTCTCTGGAAGGTCTCGGAGTATATACGCGCGTCCAGACGGCGATTCCCATGCAGACGGTGGCCGAGCCACTGATCCGACGGCGAGCGTTGCGACACCTGGAAAAGGGACGCATCGTCATTTTCGCGGCCGGAACGGGAAGTCCGTTCTTCTCGACCGACACGGCGGCGGCCCTGCGGGCGAAGGAGATCAAGGCTGACGTGCTGATGAAGGGAACGAAGGTGGACGGGATCTATACGGCTGACCCGGTGACCGATCCTGCCGCCACGATGTTCGACCGAATCGGCTACCTTGAAGTGGTGGATCGCGGATTGAAGGTGATTGACTCGACGGCCGTCACCTTTTGCATGGAGAACGCGATTCCCATTCATGTGTTCAATTTCAAGACTCGAGGCAACCTGCAACGTATTATTGCAGGTGCGAATATCGGAACCCTGATCAGCCGGTGA
- the frr gene encoding ribosome recycling factor encodes MIKEILADCEIRMNKSVEMLRQEFTHIRTGKASIGLVEPIKVEAYGSEMPLAQVASISTPDPRTIVIQPWDKSTFGPIEKAIQKSDLGLHPMNDGTVIRLSIPPLTEERRRELVKLVKKYTEDAKVAIRNIRRDANEHVKRLEKNHEISEDESHKTQDRVQEMTDKHIKDMDHLFELKEKEILEV; translated from the coding sequence ATGATCAAGGAGATTCTTGCCGACTGCGAGATCCGGATGAACAAGTCTGTGGAGATGCTGCGCCAGGAATTCACTCACATCCGTACCGGCAAAGCGTCCATCGGGCTTGTCGAACCGATCAAGGTCGAAGCTTATGGAAGCGAAATGCCGCTCGCACAGGTGGCTTCGATTTCCACGCCGGATCCCCGAACCATTGTGATTCAGCCGTGGGACAAGTCCACCTTCGGACCGATCGAGAAGGCGATTCAGAAGTCCGATCTGGGCCTGCATCCGATGAACGACGGGACGGTGATTCGCCTGTCCATTCCGCCCCTCACGGAAGAGCGTCGTCGAGAACTGGTCAAGCTGGTCAAGAAGTACACCGAGGATGCGAAGGTCGCCATCCGCAACATCCGCCGCGACGCCAACGAACACGTCAAACGTCTTGAAAAGAACCACGAGATTTCCGAAGACGAGAGTCACAAGACGCAGGATCGCGTTCAAGAGATGACCGACAAACACATCAAGGACATGGATCATCTCTTCGAACTGAAGGAGAAGGAGATTCTCGAGGTGTGA
- a CDS encoding bifunctional hydroxymethylpyrimidine kinase/phosphomethylpyrimidine kinase, with the protein MMNPVSVTRAEELLRSACKKQVAVMGDFMLDRHLKGRVRRISPEAPVPVVEIESETTGLGGAGNVVNNLASLGVRPLAFGVVGDDAAGQVLIGHLETIRAATDGVIVCSSRKTTEKTRIIAHDQHVVRADRETPDAILRADEDRILSALESAISSVQALILQDYNKGVLTEHCITSALRIARKHNVPTYVDPKFERFFDYQRTHLFKPNIPELSAALGISIRTDEELHGAARQLYERIHPELILVTRGEKGMALFLGPDDVRHVPTRAQKVHDVSGAGDTVLATYVAAEIGSATPQEAAVIANEAAGIVCGEVGVVPIDRERLLDVIGGRE; encoded by the coding sequence ATGATGAATCCCGTATCGGTGACGCGCGCGGAAGAACTTCTGCGCAGCGCGTGTAAGAAGCAAGTGGCGGTGATGGGCGACTTCATGCTCGATCGTCACTTGAAGGGGAGAGTTCGTCGGATCAGCCCGGAGGCGCCGGTGCCGGTGGTCGAGATCGAGTCCGAAACGACGGGACTGGGGGGAGCGGGAAACGTCGTCAACAATCTTGCATCGCTGGGCGTTCGACCGTTGGCCTTCGGAGTGGTGGGGGACGACGCGGCCGGGCAGGTTCTCATCGGCCATCTCGAAACGATCCGCGCGGCGACCGATGGAGTGATCGTCTGTTCGTCTCGAAAGACGACGGAAAAGACGCGAATCATCGCCCACGATCAGCACGTCGTGCGGGCGGATCGCGAGACTCCCGACGCCATTTTGCGGGCGGATGAGGATCGGATTCTATCGGCGTTGGAATCGGCGATCTCGTCGGTGCAGGCGCTGATTCTGCAGGACTACAACAAAGGCGTCTTAACGGAACATTGCATCACTTCGGCGCTTCGCATCGCCCGGAAGCACAACGTACCCACCTACGTTGATCCCAAGTTCGAACGATTTTTCGACTACCAGCGGACGCACCTGTTCAAACCGAACATCCCCGAACTCTCGGCCGCCCTCGGGATCAGCATTCGCACGGATGAGGAATTGCACGGCGCGGCGCGGCAACTCTATGAACGGATCCATCCTGAACTCATTCTCGTCACGCGCGGTGAAAAGGGGATGGCCCTGTTTTTAGGACCGGATGACGTGCGGCACGTGCCGACACGGGCCCAAAAAGTGCACGACGTTTCGGGCGCGGGAGACACCGTTCTCGCCACCTACGTCGCCGCGGAAATCGGGAGCGCGACGCCGCAAGAGGCGGCGGTGATCGCCAATGAGGCCGCCGGAATCGTCTGCGGCGAAGTGGGTGTGGTGCCGATTGATCGCGAACGGCTGTTGGACGT